From Schistocerca americana isolate TAMUIC-IGC-003095 chromosome 11, iqSchAmer2.1, whole genome shotgun sequence, the proteins below share one genomic window:
- the LOC124553402 gene encoding uncharacterized protein LOC124553402 codes for MQDDFLTETVMPLDFHAESNDDQNTHSKEVTAELAAIPGYPNSKNDENSTLVEVRVTSTKIEAETPAQLPPVSLKAAVPETADTAPSAAAQSTEAVQTTGAAAVPTSAVAEKYTTSHGATSRRKKVPPSHLQDFLVTSMMKKKPPR; via the exons ATGCAAGACGACTTtttaactgaaactgttatgccACTGGACTTTCATGCAGAAAGCAATGATGACCAAAACACACATTCAAAGGAGGTTACAGCAGAATTAGCCGCCATCCCAGGCTATCCCAATAGCAAAAACGATGAAAACTCAACACTAGTAGAAGTAAgagtaacatcaacaaaaatagaGGCAGAAACACCAGCACAACTGCCACCAGTGTCACTAAAAGCAGCAGTACCAGAAACAGCAGACACAGCACCGTCAGCAGCagcac aatcaacagaagcagtacagacaacaggagcagcagcagttCCAACATCAGCAGTGGCAGAAAAGTACACAACCTCACATGGAGCAACAAGCAGACGGAAGAAAGTGCCTCCCTCCCATCTGCAAGATTTTTTAGTCACAAGCatgatgaaaaagaaacctccaagaTAA